From Rutidosis leptorrhynchoides isolate AG116_Rl617_1_P2 chromosome 3, CSIRO_AGI_Rlap_v1, whole genome shotgun sequence, a single genomic window includes:
- the LOC139896142 gene encoding histone H3.2-like: MARTKQTARKSTGGKAPRKQLATKAARKSAPATGGVKKPHRFRPGTVALREIRKYQKSTELLIRKLPFQRLVREIAQDFKTDLRFQSSAVAALQEASEAYLVGLFEDTNLCAIHAKRVTIMPKDMQLARRIRGERA; this comes from the coding sequence atggctCGAACTAAGCAAACAGCAAGGAAATCCACCGGAGGTAAAGCTCCCAGGAAGCAATTGGCTACCAAAGCCGCAAGAAAATCAGCACCGGCGACCGGAGGAGTGAAGAAACCACACAGATTCCGGCCAGGAACCGTCGCTCTTAGAGAAATTAGAAAATACCAGAAGAGTACTGAATTGTTGATCAGGAAGCTTCCTTTTCAAAGGCTTGTGAGGGAAATCGCTCAGGATTTCAAAACCGATCTCCGATTCCAGAGTTCTGCTGTTGCTGCTCTTCAAGAAGCTTCTGAGGCTTATTTGGTTGGACTATTTGAAGATACGAATTTGTGTGCAATTCATGCCAAGCGAGTTACAATCATGCCTAAGGATATGCAGCTTGCTCGCAGAATTCGTGGAGAAAGGGCTTAG
- the LOC139896143 gene encoding transcription factor bHLH122-like, protein MDSNLNHHYNQQLQSQQQQNMNFGLTRYRSAPSSYFSSLINNGLYEDEDINPFENPRVSSPETEHIYSKFISTSNRGSNHITSHQNLAQIRANESLFMDPKKQEHVTYSRQSQSQLQQQMIYQNQNMSNSVDTNGSSAMIDPIVTMNPQTNLLRQSSSPAGFFKNFNIDNGYSFQHANGADSSSRLLSCIPENEGKNVTHNNGGYGDAWDESGMLNYGFLKEFGNSDQIRSENQNNESTNRSPSGLTHQLSLPTSSNELSVMDKLMQFQDNNVPLRSRAKRGCATHPRSIAERVRRTRISERMRRLQDLVPNMDKQTNTADMLDLAVDYIKELQKQVETLSHHQAECTCLHKQYH, encoded by the exons ATGGACTCAAATCTCAATCATCATTATAATCAGCAACTGCAAAGTCAGCAACAACAAAATATGAATTTTGGTTTAACGAGATACAGATCAGCACCGAGTTCCTATTTTTCAAGTTTAATCAACAACGGTTTGTATGAAGATGAAGATATTAATCCGTTTGAAAACCCTAGGGTTTCAAGTCCTGAAACAGAACATATTTATTCAAAATTCATTTCTACCAGTAACCGTGGTAGTAATCATATAACctctcatcaaaatctagctcaaattCGAGCTAACGAATCACTATTTATGGATCCTAAGAAGCAGGAACACGTGACGTATTCACGCCAATCTCAGTCTCAGCTGCAACAACAAATGATTTATCAGAATCAGAATATGAGTAATTCGGTTGATACGAATGGTAGTTCTGCAATGATTGATCCAATAGTGACGATGAATCCTCAGACGAATCTGCTTCGTCAAAGTAGTTCGCCAGCTGGATTCTTCAAAAATTTTAATATAGATAATG GTTATAGCTTTCAACATGCTAACGGTGCGGATTCATCTTCTAGACTATTGTCTTGTATACCTGAAAACGAGGGCAAAAACGTGACTCATAACAATGGTGGTTATGGTGATGCTTGGGATGAATCAGGGATGCTAAATTACGGATTCTTGAAAGAATTTGGAAATAGTGATCAAATAAGATCTGAGAATCAG AATAACGAAAGTACAAATCGTTCTCCAAGTGGTTTGACTCATCAGTTGAGTTTGCCAACGAGTTCAAACGAGTTGTCTGTAATGGACAAACTAATGCAGTTTCAAGATAATAATGTGCCTTTAAGAAGCAGGGCTAAAAGGGGTTGTGCTACTCACCCTAGAAGCATTGCTGAAAGG GTTAGGAGAACAAGAATAAGTGAAAGAATGAGAAGGCTACAAGATCTTGTCCCAAATATGGACAAG CAAACAAACACAGCAGATATGTTGGATTTGGCTGTAGATTATATCAAAGAACTTCAGAAACAAGTTGAG ACACTTTCACACCATCAAGCCGAGTGTACCTGTCTACATAAGCAGTATCACTAA